In Dermacentor andersoni chromosome 4, qqDerAnde1_hic_scaffold, whole genome shotgun sequence, the following proteins share a genomic window:
- the LOC126530089 gene encoding uncharacterized protein has product MSSVGAASAARQGRGTRSFASEDPEYQVLLPQLPTGRIVLNTVLLHADVRARPYRVEHFRDALASLGLLPDVIALGAYQMSHVWAVTFKSDEGVKRHSSAKNLKVNEHRCIVVDPANQAVRLKLHWMLHNVSDEDIRTALLPFGKVTDVFHEKWRVQGVQDKASSTRAVFLVLKTGMTVEDLSHQLRVAGEQTLVVVPGRAPLCLKCRNTGHVRRDCRVLRFAVCRRYGHQDTECVKTYASVAGPALREDVADLLMDEADVDEASRVLVSPADTVATPSVPAAKSTKVANVLPTDPKDAVQRACYEGIKEETAAKSATAEETATEHGPATPLMDVEESSASNAAMKRARDSTGNLDGNLDNGAKDEPPPKAQAGRRVPVRLKPNIPPD; this is encoded by the coding sequence ATGAGCTCCgtaggagcggcttcagcggcccgGCAGGGCCGCGGTACAAGGAGTTTTGCCTCAGAAGACCCGGAATACCAAGTTTTGCTGCCTCAATTGCCGACAGGTCGGATAGTTTTAAACACTGTTCTTCTGCATGCGGATGTGCGTGCCAGGCCGTATCGTGTGGAACATTTCCGAGATGCGTTGGCTAGCTTAGGCCTACTTCCTGATGTCatcgccctgggggcgtatcAGATGAGCCACGTTTGGGCGGTGACTTTCAAGAGCGACGAAGGCGTGAAGAGGCATTCAAGCGCCAAGAACCTCAAGGTGAATGAACATCGGTGCATTGTCGTTGACCCAGCCAATCAGGCCGTGCGGCTGAAGCTGCATTGGATGCTTCATAACGTGTCGGACGAGGATATACGGACAGCCCTGTTACCGTTCGGAAAGGTCACGGACGTTTTCCATGAAAAGTGGCGGGTTCAAGGAGTTCAAGATAAAGCATCGTCGACACGGGCGGTGTTCCTGGTTCTGAAGACGGGTATGACCGTAGAAGACCTGTCCCATCAACTTCGTGtagctggtgagcagaccctagTTGTGGTACCGGGCAGAGCACCCCTTTGCCTGAAGTGCCGAAACACCGGACATGTCCGACGTGACTGCCGCGTCCTGAGATTTGCAGTATGCCGTCGCTACGGTCACCAGGATACGGAATGTGTTAagacttacgcatccgtcgcagGACCTGCGCTTCGAGAGGACGTGGCTGACCTGTTAATGGACGAGGCTGACGTTGATGAGGCTTCCCGCGTGCTAGTATCACCGGCGGACACAGTTGCAACACCTTCAGTGCCGGCTGCTAAATCCACGAAAGTGGCAAATGTGCTGCCTACGGACCCGAAAGATGCAGTGCAAAGGGCATGCTACGAAGGAATCAAAGAAGAAACGGCCGCGAAATCCGCCACTGCCGAGGAGACCGCCACGGAGCACGGACCGGCAACTCCCTTGATGGACGTCGAAGAATCGAGTGCAAGCAATGCGGCTATGAAACGAGCGAGGGACTCGACCGGCAACCTGGACGGCAACCTTGACAACGGGGCCAAAGACGAGCCGCCGCCAAAAGCGCAGGCGGGTCGTCGTGTTCCCGTGCGCCTGAAAccaaacatcccaccggactga